GCTTGGCAATGGTTGGCTTCATCAAACTGTTCTTTTGTTGAATCATCTTTGCATGTTAAATACTCGGCTATTGTCATCAGAAAAGACAGAGTCCACAGAATTGCGCACACAATTGCTGACTGGTGCTGTGACCGGTGGCATCGGTACCAGATGGGGTAAACAATAGACAGACACCTCTCAATACTGATGGCTGTCAGGAGATAGAGACCAGTATTATATCCAAGAAGGAAGACAATAGACAGTGTGGTGGTTACATAGTAGTAAAAACCATATGCGAATCCAAAACCAGCAATGTACTCAATTGACAGAATAAATGTACAAAACAGTAAGGAGATGTCAGCAATGGACAGGTGTGTGATGTACGCAGTGAATGGGTTTCTTTTGATCTGGAAGCAGAGGCACCAGAGGACAATTCCATTTTCACAAAAACCCAGGAAGGAGATGATCATAATTACCCAAAGTGGGGTCAATATCTCCCAGACCCTTTCCTGtgtagaaatgtttctgtgcattGAGATGTTCTCTGTGCCTTCGCTGGGATGAAACGTTATGTTTGACTCATCCATGGGGAAAGCTCAAGTTTGGATAGCACAGCTCTTCCTTCTGcaaatatgtataaaaatatactgtGAATATTGTGtgctcctcccctccccttgtTCTTTCTACCTTGTGGACCCTGGTTTTCTGGTCATACCTGAAAGTCTTAGCAAAAGGAAAACCATCTTTGATATACTAATGCTAGCTGAAACCCAGCTGGAACTATTCTCAGCAAGTATTAAAGATTGCTAAGCCCATCATGCTAGGAGAAATACTGAGCTTTCTTCTCTGTGAGCTTCAGCATGTGGATGCTAAACCACAGCTAAAGAGATGCCCTTGAAGAGCTCTTGGACAAGCAACCTTTCTATCACATTGTGAAGTTTCTTGATGTAGTGGTCAGAGGTTTTATTGGTGTTTCTTAGCACAGCACTAGATTGTTCCCGGACAGGGCTATTAAGCTCCCTTTGAAGCTAATGGCATTCATTTGAAGTTACACATATGTATTTCAAGTGAATTTGGCTCATACGTTTTTGTGTACCACAAAATTTTGTGTATGAAAAAATTTGTATTAATACCTTTTCCAGGAAGGTTTTAAtcaaataagtaaaattaataCGCAGTTACTCATCACTCTATTCCCTCCAGGTGTGGAGGTAGAGGGTATACAAAATGCCACTGTTTGAGACAGTTGTATTTGACCAGCTTTAATTGTAAAAAGTATGCAACCATAcagtcatagaatatcccaagttggaagggacccacaaggattatCGAGTCCAACTCACTATACCAAATTTAACCATGTTTAAACACACTGATTCCACTTAACAAAACTGCAAATATCCTGCAAACAATTACAAATCCAACCCATCACAAAGTGAAATAGTTGTTCAGGTTCCCTGTCATTGTTATAATGTTTATAACAGCTGTTTTGGatgaagttttccttttctatgtCTCTTTTTACCCCATAAGAGAGAATAAGCAGCACTGGCTTCAGACTATTTTCATTGTTATGTAGGAATATGTCATGCCTGCTTCCCTGTTAGTTTCCTACCTGCCCCAATCAGGTTCTGGGCACTTGCTGATTCAGTGGTGTTAACAGGGACTAACTACTGGAAATAAGCTTGTCCAGCTGCCTTGGCTCATCTGTATATACAGCCCTGGTGGTTAACATGCCATGCTGGGAATTTACCTATATCCTCAAGCAGTCAAGAACATCAAATGCTAGGGGAAGAAGTTTTACTGGGGTTAACTTTTGCAGTGAATACTTAAACAGAGTTGTTGACCCCAATCATAAATTTTCACTCATGAGCCATGGCTTTCCTGTGTTCACTTGcatctttttaagaaaaggtaTCACATCCTAAAAAAGAGCGTTCAGTAAATAATCTGGGGAGCCTCAGGGCTTGCCGGCATTTAAATCCGCACAAAAATGGTAATGATGATCTCACCTGTATGTTGACTGTGCCACCGTCTGATACTCAGTCGGAGGGAACAAACAACATAGCTGGAAATGTGGTAGAGAAGTGAGTGTGAGTGCAACGGGTAAGTGAAGTGACTGGAGTGAGTGGGAAGAGTCCCAAAAGCAGTGCTCTGGAAACGCTACAGAGGGAGGGTGCtcaaaagctgtgctgctggaaatgtAGTAAAACTTCataggagaaaaggagaggagaataTCTATATACTTCAAGGGTtagaggaaatagaaaaaggaaaaaaaaaaaaaatatatgaaaagacCCAAGTCTCTGCCTCTGAAGAgtaaaatgaagaggaaaaagttcTGGACTTACTAAGGTCATTCCCACATGAAAGCATTCAGAGATGAGCATGGAAAAAATCTTCTTCCAGATACATCCATGGTGAGTTCAGATTTCCCTGAAGTTGTTGAAGAACGTCCTTGAAGAAGCTGAAGGTTACCTTCTCCAACCATTTGCCTTCGGTGAGAGGGAGAGCAAATAACCACTTTGACCATGGCTCCCTCAAAAATAAGTGTGCAGTTGTCCCATTGCTCAAAATGACTGAGGCATGCCAAGCAAAGGGCCCCAGGCTCTTCATCTGAGGCTGTGCTTCAAATGGCATCACTCAGTATCTGGCAAGTCATCTGTCTGAGAGCCTGGGAGTTAACTATTGTGGGAACTGAATGGCAGTACATGGAAAGTTGTCCTGAGCTCCTACAATACCAAGAGGCacagtttaaataaacaaacatgaagTGAGCAGGAAATCTATTTGGGGATAataaaaactgaaggaaaaatgtcattttagaACTTCACCAAACATCATCTAAAACAATGCAAGTtgatttgtgtatttgttttatattgctttttagtataagaaggagagaaagtgagaaagagagagggagagggagagggagagggtgAGGgtgagagagggaaggaaggaaggaaggaaggaaggaaggaaggaaggaaggaaggaaggaaggaaggaaggaaggaaggaaggaaggaaggaaggaaggaaggaaggaaggaaggaaggaaaaccaatccacagagaaaagaaaataagctagTCCTTTGAGTTAGTCTCATATATACATTACTCTTGGTAAAAGTCATACCCTGAgattattctaaaataaaaaataaaaaggaaaaagtaatatGAAGCTAAAGTCTGTTCTTGAGATTTAAACAGTCTCCCCTGAAAAGTTCAAATAAGCCTAGGAGCAGATAAAAGTCCCTTGAGGATGTCCCCTGCTTTTGCCCCAAGTATTAGGTTGTTTTTATATTCAGATATTAGCAGAACAAACATTCTTAGCCAAAAAAGGAGAGAGTTTTCTTGGTCTTCTCCTTTAGATGTTTCACTAAAACTACCAAATCCCCAAATGGGAAAAGCTACTAACTAACATGAGAAATAAATGACCCCAAAGGGAGGGTCAAAATAAAGTTAGGAAAGAAACAGACTGAAGTGAAAACAACTTCTAATTGCTTTTGGTTGGTTTAAGTTGCAATCTACCTTACATTCAACAGCTATAGCACCAAAAATTTCAAGGTGcctccagaaaagaaaaaaaacaaacttgttcCCAACCCATAAAATGAGACATGTATGTGAGCAACGAGAATGATCATTGTAGGAATGCATTAGTATTTCAAGAGTGAGCAGCTACCTGTGTCCGTGGTCTATTCAGTCTTCTGTGAAAACGCATTCCAAGACCAGGAATGCCCTAGCATCCATCCCTCCACTGGGGCCAGTGGTTTCTGGTAACTTTCATACGCACACAGTAAACATACAGTTCCTTCAAGACTGGTACCAATAGTCATCCTCAACATGGCCAGGGCAGCAGTGTGAAACCTGATCTAGAGGGGAAGAGATCACAAACGTAACCTGCCCTGCTGACCTCAGGAGCAACGGGAGGATTGAATAGGGCAGGGGGACCCTGTGCCTGCTAACTGATGGAGTATTCACATCAGGTGCTGCCAAGAGTTGGAGTGGTTACTTCTGAATCAGTTTAACTATTCAGATATTGAAGAAGGGGAGTGTGATAACAAGACCTGGAACCCCAATGGATCTTGGAACTAGAAATGAGTATCAACAATAAAGTCATGATTGCCAATACAGGCATTCCATTAATTTAAGTCTAAACTGGTTATAGAGCAAGATATGGCATGAATGATAATTTATCTCAAAACTTTTCAATTAGATGCTGACTTGGTGGGACAGAGCAGCCTTGCCATAGGTGTAAATTGAATGTACACTTTCAAATATCCTGCATGTACATAGCTGGcagcattgcttttttattgttttgctttgagcCTTTGAATAATTTCATGTTCTTGTGTCTTTGGTTACTGGAAGGAGAAGGCAAAGTTCTTTTCAAGAACTTGAAATTctttcattaataataataataataataatgatgatgatgatgatgatgatgatgatgataacaACAATGTAGGACAAAATTAGGAGCAGTAAACCAAATTAGAGGGTTTTATGGGGCTGATACAGGTGCTAGTATATAAAGCAGCCTCCATATGGCTTGGAGTCAGCTCTCCTAATTACATACTTGCACGAACCATGTAAAAACTCTAAGGGATGAGCTTTGCCAGCGCCTTCAGGtggtacatttttttctgatggtcATTCAGTCAATAGGCACTGTCAGACAGTCTCGTCCAGCCTTCAAAGTGTGGCAGcaacttcttcctcttctcctcagCAAGTcttcagagcagagagagaacTAGGGATAGACAGGCCTGAAAATAATGTGCAGAGCTCTGTGAATCTCTGGAAAATAAGTGTGATATTTGGTTCATGACAGCATTGCCTAGGCTGGTGGCAGGCTAGTGGAAGTGTTTAgctcaaatatttaaattcagtgGCTGACTTTCCCCTGAACATGGAAGGATCAGGAAATAGTCCTGCTCAAGGCTTGAGCTgaaccttctttttttcccagcagcacagcatagGGCAGCATGCCAGTTGTAGCTGTTTTAGCTGAGTGCTGCCTGGGCACACTTCTGCCAGTGGGGCAGGACAGCTCCAGGCTGACACCACTTGTGCAACCCCACAACCAGAGGTGAAATCAGCCAGCTGGGATTGGAagctggatggttgcactcatGTGATAGCAGGTGGTGGAGTTCATCACCTTGGGTGCATTACACATGATGTTCGGGATCTGAGCTTGTGCCTCTGCATCCCGCCAGTGCTGGTGAGGAAGCAGGCAGAGGGGAATTGCAGGGAGTTTCCCACATCAGAGAAGGGTAAGGAGGTGCAGGAGAGTAGGACAAAGTGAGGAGCTCTTAGTGGTGCTGTGAGCTTGAAAGAAactaatgaaaatgaacaagGTTTCCTATTgcccaatttatttatttatttatttatttatttatttatttatttatttatttatttattgggaaggggaaaggaaaaatattaaacatactTTTAAAGTTGTGAAAAGGTATTGTTGGACAAAGAAAGCAAGGCATATCTCTACTAAAACCCTCAGTAATTTACCTCTCAAAGAATCTTTGTGACGCGTTTCTGATCTGTTGGTTTAGAAGAAGAGTTCTTTGTAAGAGGAAATACGTTCCTGCTCTCCACCAGACTCTTACCAAGCCACACAGAGAGGGAACTTGGGcatcccttctctttttctctctgaccTTAATAAAGTACAAACCAGCTGTCTCCTTTCTTCTCAAACCAGGCTCACTCCCTTCTGTAATCTACTGCAGGTTGCTCTTTGCCTGTGTCAATCTTTGGTCACTATCAGTCAGTCCCCTGCAAAGCCTCAACAACATTTTGTTCCCTATTTCCCTCTTCAGAAGAAATCCACACGATCCTTTCACAAAAGCTTGCTAATTCAGCTAGCTCCTATCTTTAGATATCTCCTATCCTACACTGAATGTGAGGAGCCTCCTTGCAGCAGGCCTGGGTTTTAAAGGCTGCACAAGCCTCTCTGTAGACCTACCCTTCAGTGCTAAAGTACATAGTGGTGGCAGGTCTTGTTGTGGAGAGGGTAGAGTCTGTCCACAACAGAAATCATGCCTTTGCTAAAATCAAGTCACAATTTTGCTAAAATTGTCCAGTCACTGGTGGCCCAAATGCTAACACCAAGCCCAGCATCATGACACATAAGGGAAAATACACTGCACCTGCCTGCTGACAGCCCCTCCAGCTACCAAGCATGAGGGCCACTGCTGCCACGTAGCGTGAGGAGTTACAGGAAACACTTTGTGATAACCTCTGGGGAGACAATGCTATAAGAAAGCTAGTAATAGCCTGGCATATATGAGTGACTAGTATGGGCAGCTTAGACCACTTCAGCTTCAGTTGTGCAAAGCAGAAGTTACAGGATTAGAAAATATCTGAGACACATGAGAGATGAGTCAGAGCTTTCCATGATAAAAGGTTGGAAGAAGTATTCTGAGTGCCAAGCAACCAATAAACTGAGCTTTTACTTTGTTTAGGTTGAGACAAGATGGTCGTGCCCAGTGACCTTATATAGACAAAGACATTTTGTATTACTGGTCAAAATATTGAACAAATGCCCTGGTGTCCTGGTGCTCTGTCATTCAACCTGCATTGATTCTGGAGGTTCTCTTCTAAAGATGTTCAAAGCTTTCTTGAAACAGAAGTGCTGATCAGACTGAGTTAAGAGAAGTGCCTGCCCTAGTAATAAAGAGCGCCCTGAAATAATCTTTACTCCTGATTGCACTaatctgtttgtcttttttctcctacccttctttttatttttattttgtatcacATAGTCAACACGTACATGTATTTCCAACCTACCACAGAATTAGCCATTATTCTTTATTTGCTCTCTGCATTTCAGGAATAGGTGGTTAGGTAAAACCCTTAGTACCCATTACTGTAAATATTCAGTGCCTTAGTCTGGATTCACTGAACACCCACGATTTTTCAGCTGTAGTCTGGTGGTCCACCTATATCCCTGAACTCTGCTCCTACTCACAAAAGAAATAGCTCTTGtactgaaaaattattaaaagagaTGGTAACTGCTGTATGGAGGTGTCAGCACTTCAAAAAATCAACACAGATGAAGCATTGACAGACTTTTCTGAACACCATTTAGACTCAACCAGGACAGGTCTGTGATTCCTCAGGGCAACATCTTTGCAAGTCATCTAATGGCATGCTTGCAAATGTTATTACTGTGTATGGACATTAATTATGTAATAAGCTGCAAAAAAATGGACCTTAGTAGTGGCATGACTGGAAGAGCTTTATGTTATACGATGCTGGGATTTAATAAAGCAATTCCTGTCTCATCTGTGAAAATAGTCTAAAAGTCCATGGATTAATTTCCCAATCACAATACTTTAAAATCAACATTTCATTGTGGATATCCCATTATGGTTATATTGCATAGAAAATGTAACCCAGTTTTCTTATGTCTCATTTCTTCTTTACCAGATGGAATTCCCCACAATTCACCATGGAATGGGGTTTTGTAATACagctctcttttctcttcctggtTGAGAGCCTGACTGATAGACACAAAATGAAGCACAATGCACCAAAACATCACTTCagaagtaaaatacttttttctacttcaggatttttcacaaaatcttgaacttttgaaaaggagaaaagcttcAGTAgccaaacatttttatattagtaattttttaattattatttttaagcgGCTTCTGATACTGACctcttttcaaagacaaaatataGACTCAATTAGTATTTTCAAGCTCATCCAGTAAAACAAGCTCATGCAGTAGGTTTACTACATAAAGCCAGAAGGTTACTAAATGAAAACGCTGAATCAACTCTCTCTTCTAACAAGGGTATGTCCTTAGAGTAGATCTAGAATCCTAAAATATCAAAAAGCCATTAtaatttttgcaaaatatttataaagcattGCAAGTGTACAAAACAATAGTTCTGAGGGCAGACACCATGGGACCTATGTTTACTTTGTGCCAGACTTCTTTATCAAAATTTCTCCTCTACAAAATGGTAGTAATATGGCAGCACTGGGAGGA
The nucleotide sequence above comes from Aythya fuligula isolate bAytFul2 chromosome 3, bAytFul2.pri, whole genome shotgun sequence. Encoded proteins:
- the MAS1 gene encoding proto-oncogene Mas gives rise to the protein MDESNITFHPSEGTENISMHRNISTQERVWEILTPLWVIMIISFLGFCENGIVLWCLCFQIKRNPFTAYITHLSIADISLLFCTFILSIEYIAGFGFAYGFYYYVTTTLSIVFLLGYNTGLYLLTAISIERCLSIVYPIWYRCHRSQHQSAIVCAILWTLSFLMTIAEYLTCKDDSTKEQFDEANHCQAMLIFTWILTFMIFIPLMILSSLILVIRIHRNSLRPHSSKLYIIIVATVIVFLIFAMPMRLLYLLNYHHWSSLLSQQNHVTIVLSTVNSSINPLVYFFVGSSKKKRFKESLKVVLSRALADGLRPRSQEVGMSLDIAETIF